A window of Leclercia adecarboxylata contains these coding sequences:
- a CDS encoding O-methyltransferase, with translation MQQQWSAVDNYMISELIPQDEVLQKVLENNQRAGLPAHDVAANQGQLLALFVRMTQARRILEIGTLGAYSSIWMARALPADGKLITLEADPNHAAVARQNIHLAGLDQRIELIEGPALRSLERFDSIPPFDLIFIDADKPNNPGYLEWALHYSRPGTLIIGDNVVRDGEVVNGQSDDARVHGVRRFIEMIGDNPRLTATALQTVGVKGWDGFTLAMVND, from the coding sequence ATGCAACAACAGTGGTCTGCCGTAGATAATTACATGATTTCCGAGCTTATTCCTCAGGATGAGGTGCTGCAAAAGGTTCTGGAGAATAACCAGCGTGCGGGGTTACCGGCTCACGATGTGGCCGCCAATCAGGGGCAACTGCTGGCGCTGTTCGTGCGTATGACCCAGGCGAGGCGCATTCTGGAGATTGGCACCCTGGGGGCCTACAGCAGCATCTGGATGGCACGCGCCCTGCCCGCGGATGGCAAGCTAATCACCCTGGAAGCTGACCCAAACCATGCGGCCGTTGCGCGGCAGAATATTCATCTGGCGGGGCTGGATCAGCGCATCGAGCTGATTGAAGGTCCGGCGCTGCGCTCACTTGAGCGCTTCGACAGCATCCCACCTTTTGATCTGATTTTTATCGATGCCGACAAACCCAACAACCCGGGCTATCTGGAGTGGGCGCTGCATTATTCCCGTCCGGGGACATTGATCATCGGCGACAATGTGGTGCGCGACGGCGAAGTGGTGAATGGTCAGAGCGACGACGCCCGGGTGCACGGCGTGCGACGGTTTATCGAGATGATCGGAGACAACCCGCGACTCACCGCCACCGCGTTGCAGACGGTGGGGGTTAAGGGGTGGGATGGGTTTACGCTGGCGATGGTGAACGATTAA